In Nocardioides nitrophenolicus, the genomic window TGCCGCTCGCCGTGGTGATCGTGGCCCTCGCGCTGGCGCTCGGCGGCACCCTCGGCCTGATCGCCGGCTACATCGGCCGCGGGGTCGACGAGGCGCTGATGCGGCTGACCGACCTGGTCTTCGCCTTCCCCCAGATCATCTTGGCGATGGCGGTGTCCGCTGCCTTCGGGCCGAGCACTCGCAACGCCGTGCTGGCGCTGGTGATCGTCTCGTGGCCGATCTACGCCCGGGTGGTGCGCAGCGCGGTGCTGTCCATCCGGGGCTCGGACTTCCTCCAGGCCTCGCGGATGCTCGGCGTCGGGCCGTGGACGGCGCTGCGCCGCGATGTCGTGCCGAACAGCGTGGGCCCGTCGGTCGTCCTGGGCAGCCTCGAGCTGGGCAACGCGGTGCTGCTCCTGGCGTCGCTGTCGTTCCTCGGTCTCGGCCCGCGCCCGCCGGCACCGGAGTGGGGAGCGATGATCGCGGCGGGATCCACCGACCTGTCGAAGTGGTGGGTCAGCATCATCCCCGGCATCGCGATCCTGACCACGGTGCTCGCGTTCAACATGCTCGGCGACGCGATCCGCGACTGGCTGGATCCGAGAAACCGGAGTGCCCGATGACCGGCTCCACGGGAGAACCGCTGCTGCGCATCTCCGGCCTGCGGGTGACCCTGCCCGGCCCGGCCGGGCCGGTCGACGTGATCCGCGGCGTCGACCTGCGCGTCGACGCCGGCGAGATCGTCGGCGTCGCCGGCGAGAGCGGGTCCGGCAAGAGCCTGACCGCGTCGACGCTGCTCAACCTGCTGCCGCCGGGCGCGGTCGTGGAGGGCTCGATCCGGTTCGGCGAGCGCGAGCTGGTCGGCCTCGACGACAGGTCGTGGCGGCAGGTGCGCGGCTCGGAGATCGCCATGGTCTTCCAGGACTCCAGCGCCGCCCTGCACCCGATGCTGACCATCGGCACCCAGCTCACCGAGCACATGCGACAGGGCCTCGGCCTGGACCGGGCGGCGGCGCGCAAGCGGGCCGTCGAGCTGCTGGACCGGGTCCGGATCCCCCAGGCGGAGCGGGTGCTCAAGGCCTATCCGCACCAGTTCTCCGGTGGCATGCGGCAGCGGATCGCGATCGCGGTCGCGCTGGCCTGCCGGCCCCGGCTGCTGATCGCCGACGAGCCGACGACCGCGCTGGACGTGACGGTCCAGGCCGGCATCCTCGCCCTGCTCGACGAGCTGCGGGCCGAGGGCGACCTCTCGGTCCTGTTCATCACCCACGACCTCGGCGTCCTCGCCTCGCTGACCCGGCGGTCCTACCTGTTCTACGCCGGCCGGGTGATGGAGAGCGGCCCGACCGCCGAGATGCTGACCGCGCCGGAGCACCCTTACACCGCCGCCCTGCTCGCGGCGCGCCCGCACGGCCTGGCCGGCGGCCGCACGCTGAAGGCCATCCCCGGCTCGCCGGTCGTCCCCGGCCAGTTCCCGCCCGGCTGTCCGTTCGCCCCGCGCTGCGGCTTCAGCACCCCTGAGTGCGACACCGCGCTGCCGCCCGTGGTGGCGACCTCGGCCACCCGGGAGCTGGCCTGTCCCGTGGCGCCGAGCCTGGTCGAGTCGGGGGCCTGAGATGGCACGTGAGGAAGGAGGCGCCGTGAGCCTGCTCGACGTGGCCGACCTGTCGGTCGAGTTCCGCTCGCCGTCGCGGGGCACCGTGCGCGCGGTGGAGGGCGTGGACCTGCAGGTCGCCGCCGGCGAGGTGCTCGGCCTGGTCGGCGAGTCCGGGTGCGGCAAGTCGTCACTGGCCCGCGCCGCGGCCGGCCTGGCCGTGCCGAGCGGCGGCACGGTGCGCTTCGACGGCGAGCCGGTGCAGCCGGTGCGCTGGCGGCGGCGCGCGGAGAGCCAGACCCGCCTGCAGATGGTCTTCCAGGATCCGTACGGCTCGCTGAACCCGCGGCGTACCGTCGGCTCGCAGATCCTCGACGGGATCCCGTCGGCGGTGACCGGAGCGCAGCGTGCGGAGCGCGTGGCCGACCTGCTGTCCCGGGTCGGCATGTCGCCGGACGCGGCCCGGCGCTTCCCCCACCAGTTCTCGGGCGGCCAACGCCAGCGCCTGGCGATCGCCCGGGCGCTGGCGGCGGAGCCGCGGCTGATCATCGCCGACGAGCCGGTGACCGCGCTCGACGCCTCGGCGCAGGCCCAGGTGGTCTCGCTGCTGCTGTCGCTGGTGCGGGACCTGGACGTCGGCCTGCTGTTCATCTCCCACGACCTGGCCCTGGTCCACGAGATCGCCGACCGTACGGCGGTCATGTACCTCGGCCGGATCGTGGAGACCGGGCCGACCCGGCAGCTGATGGCGCAGCCGCGCCACCCCTACACGCAGGCGCTGGTCCGCGCCATCCCGCAGATCTCGGCCGAGCCGAGCCTGCCCTTCGCGCTGATGGGCGAGGTGCCCGACGGCGCGAACATCCCCGCCGGCTGCCGGTTCAGCCCGCGCTGCGTCCACAGCACCGACCAGTGCCGCACGGAGCCGGTGCTCCGGCCGGCCGTGGACAGCGTCGTGGCCTGCTGGCGGGCCGAGGAGATCGCATCGATGGGAGCACCGACATGACGACCGGTTCGCCGGGGGCCCGGTTCAGCCTGGGCATCCAGACCGACAAGTCGCCGGAGGAGTACGAGGAGATCGCCCGGGTCGCGGAAGGGCTCGGCTTCGACGGCGTGAGCGTCTTCGCCGACCTCGGCTTCCAGCCGCCGCTGCCGTCGCTGCTCGCCGCGGCGCGGGTCACCGACCGGCTCACCCTCGGCACCGCCTGCCTGAACAGCACCCTGCTGCACCCGGTGGAGATCGCCGGACAGGTCGCGGTGCTCGACGAGGCGTCGGCCGGCCGTGCGTACTGGGGGCTGACCCGTGGCGCCTGGCTGGGCCAGATCGGCCTGGCGGCGCCGTCCTCGATGGCGGCGATGGCCGAGGCGATCGAGGTGGTGCGGCTGCTGCTCGCCGGCGACGACTCCGGCTTCGCGGGCGAGCACTTCCGGATCGAGCCCGGCTTCCGGCTGCGCTACCGGCTGCCCGAGCGTCCGCCGCCGTTGCTGCTCGGTGTCTGGGGTCCGCGCGGCGCCACCATCGCGGGCCGGTACGCCGACGAGGTCAAGCTCGGCGGCTGCGCCAACCCGGCGATGGTGGGCCTGATGGCGTCCTGGCTGGCGCCGGCGGCCACCGCCGCCGGGCGTCCCGCCGACGCCGTCGGCGTCGTGGCCGGCGCCGTGACCGTGGTCGACCACGACCGCGAGCTCGCCCGCCGGCTGGGACGTGCGGAGGTCGCGATGTACCTCGACGTGGTCGCGGGCTTCGACCGCACCGTGACCGTCGACCCCGAGCTGCTGGACCGGCTGCGCGGCCATCTGGCCGAGGGCGACCACGACGCGGCCGGCCGGCTGATCCCCGACGACGTCCTCGACCTGTTCAGCCTCTGCGGGACGCCGGGTGAGGTCGCCGAGCACGCCGCCGCGCTGGTCGCGGCCGGGGCGACCCGGGTCGAGTTCGGCACCCCGCACGGACTGACCGGGCTGGGCGGCATCCGGCTGCTCGGCACCGAGGTGCTGCCGGCGCTGCGGGCGTTGACGGCGGGCGCCGCCGGATGAGCGGGTCCAGCTCCTGGGCCGCCGCCGACGCCTATTTGGACGCACGCGCCGAGGTCGATCCC contains:
- a CDS encoding ABC transporter permease, yielding MTLPDPTPDAVSPSPAALADPASDAALAPRRWLGLRRGAAGATARRPRWRGLTLLAAVILAGWTLAALLAPVIAPYDPLEQVGTYYAPPSGAHWFGTDQLGRDVLSRVIYGARLSLPLAVVIVALALALGGTLGLIAGYIGRGVDEALMRLTDLVFAFPQIILAMAVSAAFGPSTRNAVLALVIVSWPIYARVVRSAVLSIRGSDFLQASRMLGVGPWTALRRDVVPNSVGPSVVLGSLELGNAVLLLASLSFLGLGPRPPAPEWGAMIAAGSTDLSKWWVSIIPGIAILTTVLAFNMLGDAIRDWLDPRNRSAR
- a CDS encoding ABC transporter ATP-binding protein — its product is MTGSTGEPLLRISGLRVTLPGPAGPVDVIRGVDLRVDAGEIVGVAGESGSGKSLTASTLLNLLPPGAVVEGSIRFGERELVGLDDRSWRQVRGSEIAMVFQDSSAALHPMLTIGTQLTEHMRQGLGLDRAAARKRAVELLDRVRIPQAERVLKAYPHQFSGGMRQRIAIAVALACRPRLLIADEPTTALDVTVQAGILALLDELRAEGDLSVLFITHDLGVLASLTRRSYLFYAGRVMESGPTAEMLTAPEHPYTAALLAARPHGLAGGRTLKAIPGSPVVPGQFPPGCPFAPRCGFSTPECDTALPPVVATSATRELACPVAPSLVESGA
- a CDS encoding ABC transporter ATP-binding protein encodes the protein MSLLDVADLSVEFRSPSRGTVRAVEGVDLQVAAGEVLGLVGESGCGKSSLARAAAGLAVPSGGTVRFDGEPVQPVRWRRRAESQTRLQMVFQDPYGSLNPRRTVGSQILDGIPSAVTGAQRAERVADLLSRVGMSPDAARRFPHQFSGGQRQRLAIARALAAEPRLIIADEPVTALDASAQAQVVSLLLSLVRDLDVGLLFISHDLALVHEIADRTAVMYLGRIVETGPTRQLMAQPRHPYTQALVRAIPQISAEPSLPFALMGEVPDGANIPAGCRFSPRCVHSTDQCRTEPVLRPAVDSVVACWRAEEIASMGAPT
- a CDS encoding LLM class flavin-dependent oxidoreductase encodes the protein MTTGSPGARFSLGIQTDKSPEEYEEIARVAEGLGFDGVSVFADLGFQPPLPSLLAAARVTDRLTLGTACLNSTLLHPVEIAGQVAVLDEASAGRAYWGLTRGAWLGQIGLAAPSSMAAMAEAIEVVRLLLAGDDSGFAGEHFRIEPGFRLRYRLPERPPPLLLGVWGPRGATIAGRYADEVKLGGCANPAMVGLMASWLAPAATAAGRPADAVGVVAGAVTVVDHDRELARRLGRAEVAMYLDVVAGFDRTVTVDPELLDRLRGHLAEGDHDAAGRLIPDDVLDLFSLCGTPGEVAEHAAALVAAGATRVEFGTPHGLTGLGGIRLLGTEVLPALRALTAGAAG